A single Scleropages formosus chromosome 4, fSclFor1.1, whole genome shotgun sequence DNA region contains:
- the tecta gene encoding alpha-tectorin: MVKPRNRAVFIYIVCLLILRALSQSILYPFGQANGDFETPKMDDGSSPEITLLIPFIFFNIPYRSIFVNNNGVISFNVQVSQFTPEAFPLTDSRSFIAPFWADVHNGIRGDVYYRESTEPSLLERATQDVRKYFKTMTSFSATWVFIATWHQVTFYGGSQTTPVNTFQAVLISDGISYFAMFNYGEIAWSTGTASGGDPLTGLGGTTAQAGFNGGDISHFFNLPGSRSNEVVNIEQTTNVNQPGRWLFRIDTDQIDPANGCSYNGRFHRRGEVFWLSDQCSQRCRCLDLDNEVMCQEAPCGQLETCEQQDGAYSCQPTRTSTCVVFGDPHYHTFDGFLYHFQGTCSYLLARPCWETAGLPSFSVEAKNENRGVATVSWLRDITVEMYGHRVTLPKGSQGTVQVDGLTKTLPVQLQLGAIRVYQSGVAVALETDFGLLVTYDGQHYASISLPSSYFNNTCGLCGNYNDDPADDPVLPDGSLAESVVELGGSWQVEDADWRCTDGCAHNCSVCDPATESFYFRSDYCGLINKTDGPFRDCRTVVDPTAFVYSCVYDMCSNRDNITTLCQAIQAYALACQALGVTIRSWRSRSFCTLTCPKYSHYQVCTSACPASCSDLTSHLYCTHPCTEGCQCDEGYVLSGNRCVRKEDCGCERDGLYYLRNESFWAADGDDGGDCSQSCTCGPEGEISCFNDSCVEGEVCTAELGRLGCYPRREGVCSLSQNQVLSTFDGSALTIPNENSYFLLKPCGIVPRNVSAAEVKIGRRLMNKGPSWVRPVMARIANLEAQLGGTDFDIVKVNGETVPLPYVHPMEILLIYRAPGNATVAEWPGLVKVRYTRQGLLNVTLSTLYYNATCGLCGYFNGNASDEFRLPSGRLAESTELFTEGWRAIADDLTCNGDCEDLYRMCVDLRLYQSPWLCGNINDPTNSSFLACHNVVNPSPFFRNCLYNMCVREGNRSALCSSLQAYASACQDAQINLGAWRSSTGCPLPCPENSHFEECTSACPLTCANLGLEGPCPLPCSEGCQCEDGYVLKDGQCIHKSDCGCLHRGRQLATNETFWTDWECQERCFCNGADNRVYCQISPCHSEEYCQEDSGLYFCQPRTEAVCIAAGYGHFLPFSSQPFELQSSCSLQLVTTNCGKEEEGAGEEQSSDGFPPFQLLARNEDRDTGQAIWVRGFILEVYDYEIEVSRNYKHTVTVNKERLYLPLKLGPGKVNIFTFGLQVVLETDFGLKVAFDWNTLLLLTLPRSMYNSTCGLCQGLPAEPYLSTTEWGKMWAERDNFCQVGCGDTCPRCGLLERGLAADSGLVADAGNGNNNGNQNTRFHLVDGFYGYVEPEAVRLCGRIIDRRGVFSRCHSKVAPAYFYQSCLQDTCLDQGTQETICNWLQIYASTCQTQGVPLIGWRNFTPCTLTCPVNSHYSSCMTVCQPQCTPARGQRDCNHYCVEGCQCDQGYVLNGKSCILSQNCGCYIDGKYYEPKQLFWNSDCTKRCQCIGRNLIQCDPRRCKAEEECALRNGVRGCFARRSRHCVASGGGVFRTFDGASLRLPASCSFVLSTICHKLPELSFQLIANFDKWSTPNLTTISHVYLYINEENILISGNTVKVNGTPVSVPFVTGLMTRVTTSEGFVVIDTVQDIQVRYNRFNTLTITMGPRLQNKVCGLCGNFNGDPTDDYITSRGKPAVSALELAQSWKTNGMQNSCDETQYVALAQSCDNTAVSELQGEDACLKLTQMKGFFQPCHGLLDPRPFYQSCYLDGCYNHRKAQVCGSLAAYAEACRSFGTLTTKWIAQENCSEWIYDPCAGEICTNNTCEQENGGDLCGCPELPISGGAEDDVIQAEVICKHAHMEVSISKCKLFQLGFEREDVRVNDQHCPGIEGEDFISFHINNTKGHCGSIVQSNGTHIMYKNTVWIESVNNTGNVITRDKTINVEFSCAYELDIKISLETVLKPMLSVINLTLPTQEGNFITKMALYKNASYRYPYREGEVVLSTRDVLYVGVFVEGADEHQLILIVNMCWATPSRYSSDRLRYIIIEKGCPNIKDNTIGMAENGVSLTCRFHVTVFKFIGDYDEVHLHCDVSLCDSETNACKVNCPHKRRMYSDYNEHKEHILTVGPIRRKESDWCEENNGGCDQICTSQMTGAVCSCVTGTLQRDGKTCLATSSSGDLRPLAPLLVFSALTSRILLVQTHASVYTASVPSPLYSM, from the exons ATGGTCAAACCAAGAAATCGAGCTGTGTTCATCTACATTGTCTGCCTCCTGATTCTTAGAG CTCTGTCTCAGAGTATCCTGTATCCTTTTGGACAGGCTAATGGAGACTTTGAGACTCCCAAAATGGATGATGGGAGTTCTCCGGAAATAACCCTGCTCATTCCATTCATCTTCTTCAACATTCCATATCGCTCCATATTT GTCAACAACAATGGCGTAATCTCCTTCAACGTTCAGGTCAGTCAGTTCACACCCGAGGCCTTCCCCCTCACTGATAGCCGCTCATTCATTGCACCATTCTGGGCAGATGTGCACAACGGCATTCGTGGCGATGTGTATTACCGTGAGAGCACTGAACCCAGCCTCTTGGAGAGGGCTACCCAAGATGTCCGCAAGTACTTCAAAACTATGACCTCCTTCAGTGCCACGTGGGTCTTCATTGCCACCTGGCATCAGGTCACTTTTTATGGGGGCAGCCAAACCACACCA GTGAACACCTTTCAAGCTGTGCTCATTTCTGATGGCATCTCCTACTTTGCTATGTTTAACTATGGAGAGATCGCCTGGAGTACAGGCACCGCCAGTGGCGGGGACCCACTGACAGGGTTAGGAGGCACAACGGCACAG GCAGGTTTCAATGGTGGGGATATCAGTCACTTTTTCAACCTCCCAGGGTCACGTTCTAATGAAGTCGTCAACATTGAGCAAACCACCAATGTCAATCAGCCTGGACGCTGGCTGTTTCGAATAGACACTGACCAGATAGATCCAGCTAATGGATGCAGTTataatg GACGCTTTCACCGACGTGGAGAGGTCTTCTGGTTGTCGGACCAGTGTTCCCAGAGGTGCCGCTGCTTGGATCTGGACAATGAAGTCATGTGTCAGGAAGCACCATGCGGACAGCTGGAGACCTGCGAGCAACAAGATGGGGCGTATTCCTGCCAGCCCACCCGCACCAGCACCTGCGTCGTTTTTGGCGACCCACACTACCATACCTTTGATGGGTTCCTCTACCACTTCCAGGGCACATGCTCATACTTGTTGGCGCGACCCTGCTGGGAGACCGCGGGATTGCCGTCTTTCAGCGTCGAAGCCAAAAACGAGAATCGCGGTGTGGCCACCGTGTCCTGGCTAAGAGATATCACAGTAGAGATGTATGGTCACCGTGTTACCTTGCCAAAGGGGAGCCAGGGCACTGTGCAG GTGGACGGTTTGACGAAAACCTTACCTGTGCAGCTCCAGCTGGGGGCTATAAGAGTCTATCAGTCTGGGGTGGCTGTGGCTCTGGAGACAGACTTTGGGCTACTTGTGACATACGACGGGCAGCACTATGCCTCCATCTCCTTGCCCAGTTCATATTTCAACAACACCTGTGGCCTGTGTGGCAACTACAACGATGACCCTGCTGATGATCCTGTTCTGCCCGACGGCTCGCTGGCAGAAAGTGTGGTGGAGCTGGGTGGCAGCTGGCAGGTGGAGGATGCTGACTGGCGCTGCACAGATGGATGCGCACACAACTGCAGCGTCTGTGACCCAGCTACCGAGTCATTTTATTTCCGCTCCGACTACTGCGGCCTCATCAACAAGACCGACGGGCCCTTCCGGGACTGCCGCACGGTGGTGGACCCCACTGCCTTTGTGTACAGCTGCGTTTACGACATGTGCAGCAACCGGGACAATATCACCACCCTGTGCCAAGCCATTCAGGCGTATGCTTTAGCCTGCCAGGCTCTGGGGGTGACCATCCGATCTTGGAGGTCCCGGTCCTTCTGCA CACTGACATGCCCTAAATATAGCCACTATCAAGTGTGCACCAGCGCCTGCCCTGCCTCCTGCTCTGACCTGACCTCTCATCTGTACTGCACCCACCCCTGCACCGAGGGCTGCCAATGTGATGAGGGCTATGTATTGAGCGGGAACCGCTGTGTTCGGAAGGAAGACTGCGGATGCGAGCGTGACGGTCTATATTACCTCCGCAATGAGTCCTTCTGGGCGGcagatggtgatgatggtggtgattGCTCCCAGAGCTGCACCTGCGGACCAGAAGGTGAGATTTCCTGCTTCAACGACTCCTGCGTGGAGGGCGAGGTCTGCACAGCCGAGCTAGGTCGGCTTGGGTGTTATCCGCGCCGGGAAGGTGTTTGCTCGCTCTCTCAGAACCAGGTCCTGTCCACCTTTGACGGTTCCGCGCTAACGATCCCCAACGAGAACTCCTACTTCCTGCTAAAGCCCTGTGGGATTGTGCCGCGCAATGTATCTGCTGCGGAGGTGAAGATCGGCCGCCGGCTGATGAACAAGGGTCCCAGCTGGGTGCGGCCAGTGATGGCACGTATAGCAAATCTGGAAGCACAGCTGGGTGGTACTGACTTTGACATAGTCAAG GTTAATGGTGAGACTGTTCCATTACCCTATGTCCATCCCATGGAGATTCTGCTAATCTACCGTGCCCCTGGCAATGCCACTGTGGCAGAGTGGCCTGGACTGGTCAAAGTGCGCTACACACGCCAGGGTCTTCTCAATGTCACTCTCTCGACCCTGTACTACAATGCCACCTGTGGCCTGTGTGGGTACTTTAATGGCAATGCCTCCGATGAGTTTCGGCTGCCCAGCGGCAGACTGGCCGAGAGCACCGAGCTCTTCACTGAGGGCTGGCGAGCCATCGCTGATGACTTGACATGCAATGGCGACTGTGAAGACTTGTACCGAATGTGCGTGGATCTCCGTCTCTACCAGAGTCCCTGGCTCTGTGGCAACATCAATGACCCCACTAACAGCTCCTTTCTAGCCTGCCACAATGTCGTCAACCCCTCACCATTCTTCCGAAACTGCCTGTACAATATGTGCGTTCGTGAGGGCAACCGGTCTGCCCTCTGCTCCTCCCTACAAGCTTATGCCTCTGCCTGCCAAGATGCCCAGATCAACCTTGGAGCCTGGAGAAGTTCAACTGGTTGCC CTTTGCCTTGTCCTGAAAATAGTCACTTTGAGGAGTGCACCTCTGCCTGCCCTTTAACATGTGCCAACCTGGGGCTAGAAGGACCTTGTCCACTACCTtgctctgaaggttgccagtgtGAGGATGGCTATGTCCTGAAGGATGGCCAGTGCATCCACAAGAGCGATTGTGGTTGCTTGCACCGTGGCCGGCAGTTGGCCACCAACGAGACCTTCTGGACAGACTGGGAGTGTCAAGAGCGCTGCTTCTGCAATGGTGCTGACAATCGGGTTTATTGCCAGATTTCCCCGTGCCACTCGGAGGAGTATTGCCAAGAGGATTCTGGACTTTACTTTTGCCAGCCACGCACTGAGGCAGTGTGCATTGCTGCAGGATATGGTCACTTCTTGCCATTTAGCAGCCAACCCTTTGAGCTGCAGAGCAGCTGCTCCCTCCAGCTTGTTACCACTAACTGtgggaaggaggaagagggggcTGGTGAGGAGCAAAGCAGTGATGGCTTTCCACCATTCCAGTTGTTGGCAAGGAATGAAGATCGGGACACAGGGCAAGCAATTTGGGTTCGAGGCTTTATCCTTGAGGTTTATGACTATGAAATTGAGGTCTCTCGGAACTACAAACACACCGTTACG GTGAACAAGGAACGTCTGTATCTACCTCTTAAGTTGGGACCTGGGAAAGTCAACATCTTCACTTTTGGGCTGCAGGTAGTGCTAGAGACAGATTTTGGACTGAAGGTGGCATTTGACTGGAACACGTTGCTCTTGCTGACTCTCCCCCGCAGCATGTACAATTCCACGTGTGGGCTGTGCCAGGGCCTCCCTGCAGAGCCCTACCTCAGCACCACAGAGTGGGGTAAGATGTGGGCAGAGAGGGATAACTTCTGCCAGGTGGGCTGTGGGGACACTTGCCCCCGCTGTGGCCTATTGGAGCGAGGGCTGGCTGCGGATAGTGGCCTCGTGGCCGATGCTGGCAATGGAAACAACAATGGCAATCAGAACACCCGCTTCCACCTGGTAGACGGGTTCTACGGCTACGTGGAGCCCGAGGCTGTGCGGCTGTGCGGACGAATCATCGACAGACGAGGTGTATTCTCTCGCTGCCACAGCAAGGTGGCCCCAGCTTACTTCTACCAAAGTTGTCTCCAGGATACTTGTTTGGATCAAGGGACACAGGAGACTATATGCAACTGGCTGCAGATCTATGCTAGCACTTGTCAGACGCAAGGTGTCCCGTTGATTGGTTGGAGGAATTTTACTCCTTGCA CCCTGACATGCCCAGTGAACAGTCACTATTCCAGTTGCATGACCGTTTGCCAACCTCAGTGTACCCCAGCCCGTGGCCAACGTGACTGTAACCACTACTGCGTGGAGGGCTGCCAGTGTGACCAGGGCTATGTGCTCAACGGCAAGAGCTGCATCCTCAGTCAAAACTGTGGTTGCTACATTGATGGCAAATACTATGAG CCTAAGCAGCTTTTCTGGAATAGTGACTGTACAAAGCGTTGTCAGTGCATTGGCCGCAACCTGATCCAGTGTGACCCACGGCGCTGTAAAGCTGAGGAGGAATGTGCTCTGCGAAACGGTGTGAGGGGCTGCTTTGCCCGCCGAAGTCGGCACTGCGTGGCTTCGGGAGGCGGCGTCTTCCGGACTTTCGATGGGGCCTCTCTGCGCCTGCCGGCCTCTTGCTCCTTCGTCCTCTCCACCATCTGCCACAAGCTGCCTGAGCTCTCTTTCCAGCTCATTGCCAACTTTGACAAGTGGAGTACACCAAACCTTACCACCATCTCCCATGTCTACCTCTACATCAACGAGGAGAACATCCTCATCTCTGGCAATACTGTCAAG GTGAACGGGACACCGGTATCAGTGCCCTTCGTCACAGGTCTGATGACCAGGGTTACAACATCCGAGGGCTTTGTGGTTATTGACACAGTTCAAGATATTCAAGTGCGTTACAATCGCTTCAACACGCTAACCATCACTATGGGCCCACGGCTGCAGAACAAGGTCTGCGGCTTGTGCGGCAACTTCAACGGGGATCCTACGGATGACTACATCACCTCCCGTGGCAAGCCAGCTGTCAGCGCCTTGGAGCTGGCGCAGAGCTGGAAGACTAATGGCATGCAGAATAG TTGTGATGAGACTCAGTATGTGGCCCTGGCGCAATCATGTGACAACACCGCTGTGTCAGAGCTACAGGGCGAGGATGCCTGCCTGAAACTGACTCAGATGAAGGGTTTCTTTCAGCCTTGTCATGGACTGCTGGACCCTAGACCTTTCTATCAGTCCTGTTACCTGGATGGTTGCTATAACCACCGCAAGGCACAGGTGTGCGGCTCTCTGGCTGCCTACGCTGAGGCCTGCCGCTCCTTCGGCACACTCACCACCAAGTGGATTGCTCAGGAGAACTGCT CAGAATGGATCTATGACCCTTGTGCTGGAGAGATCTGCACTAACAACACTTGTGAACAAGAGAATGGTGGAGACCTCTGTGGATGCCCAGAGCTGCCCATCAGTGGAGGAG CTGAGGATGATGTAATCCAAGCGGAGGTAATTTGCAAACATGCACATATGGAAGTGTCAATCTCTAAGTGCAAGCTGTTCCAGTTGGGCTTTGAAAGAGAGGACGTACGAGTCAACGATCAACATTGCCCGGGCATTGAGGGAGAAGATTTTATCTCCTTTCATATCAACAACACCAAGGGGCACTGTGGCTCTATTGTGCAG TCCAATGGAACTCATATCATGTATAAGAACACGGTGTGGATTGAGAGTGTCAACAACACAGGCAATGTCATCACACGTGACAAAACCATCAATGTTGAGTTCTCCTGTGCCTATGAATTGGACATCAAAATCTCTTTGGAGACAGTGCTCAAGCCTATGCTCAG TGTTATCAACCTGACCTTACCCACTCAAGAAGGAAACTTCATCACAAAGATGGCCCTGTACAAGAATGCATCATATCGATACCCGTACCGTGAGGGTGAAGTGGTGTTAAGCACCCGGGATGTGTTATATGTTGGTGTCTTTGTGGAGGGGGCTGATGAGCACCAGCTCATCCTCATTGTCAATATGTGCTGGGCCACCCCATCCAGATACAGTAGTGACCGTCTCCGATACATCATCATTGAGAAAGG ATGTCCAAACATCAAGGACAACACCATTGGTATGGCAGAGAACGGTGTGTCCCTGACTTGCCGATTTCATGTCACTGTCTTTAAATTTATTGGCGACTATGACGAGGTGCACCTCCACTGCGATGTCTCCTTATGTGACTCTGAAACCAATGCCTGTAAAGTG AACTGTCCCCACAAAAGAAGAATGTATTCAGACTACAATGAACACAAGGAACACATTCTTACAGTGGGGCCCATCCGGCGGAAAG AATCAGACTGGTGTGAAGAGAATAACGGGGGGTGTGATCAGATCTGCACCAGCCAGATGACAGGAGCTGTGTGCAGTTGTGTAACTGGTACACTGCAGCGAGATGGGAAGACCTGTCTAG CTACCAGTTCAAGTGGTGACCTCCGACCCTTGGCCCCTCTCCTGGTCTTCAGTGCTTTAACCAGCAGAATCTTGCT TGTGCAAACACATGCATCAGTCTACACAGCAAGTGTTCCATCCCCATTGTACAGCATGTAG